A single genomic interval of Coccidioides posadasii str. Silveira chromosome 1, complete sequence harbors:
- a CDS encoding uncharacterized protein (EggNog:ENOG410PJGB~COG:O~MEROPS:MER0015601~BUSCO:7503at33183) — MADCPKHHCLYSRESRTPNYTIFGGPISSSGQLHKPLWHGFCEIESEPALFNVMLRDWGVKGVKVQEVVSLDNDMLQFLHRPIYGLVFLFRWREDDPVKQEQSCPEGLWFANQTVNYACASVALLNIINNIEGVELDEELRSFKEFTMDFTPALRGDAIRNFAFIKEIHNSFARKMDILNVDLQLKNDASKKRSKLCRKDQGFDESEAGFHFIAFVPARGKVWKFDGLERQPQNLGDYSDEDWLELAKPEIQSRMAEYEEGQIEFSILSLAKDPMIGLVDQLAMNVKRLVFIDELLCNLPDIQGFGSLDNAIVTGPDPSFNLTSSTLEKAVVSEIDMQSYTNMSKERLLEAQKTLIDAQKEICVAIKEEQQVREADNTYAEKKRHDYGPAVYSWLRALARKGLIEHLARDTPPP; from the exons ATGGCAGACTGCCCAAAACATCATTGCCTTTACTCTAGAGAATCTAGAACCCCAAATTACACTATATTTGGTGGCCCTATTTCATCATCCGGGCAGCTTCACAAGCCCTTGTGGCATGGATTTTGCGAGATTGAATCCGAACCA GCCCTTTTCAATGTTATGCTAAGGGACTGGGGTGTGAAAGGTGTCAAAGTCCAGGAAGTTGTCTCTCTTGACAATGATATGCTGCAATTTTTACA CAGACCCATCTATGGACTAGTATTTTTGTTCCGTTGGCGAGAGGATGATCCAGTAAAACAAGAACAAAGTTGTCCTGAAGGTCTGTGGTTTGCAAATCAG ACAGTGAATTATGCCTGTGCTAGTGTTGCACTGCTCAatattatcaataatattgAAGGAGTAGAACTTGATGAGGAGCTCCGTTCCTTCAAAGAATTCACAATGGATTTCACTCCAGCGCTGCGCGGTGATGCTATAAGGAATTTTGCATTCATTAAGGAAATACACAACTCGTTTGCAAG GAAAATGGACATTCTAAATGTTGACCTCCAACTCAAAAATGATGCGTCTAAGAAAAGATCCAAGCTTTGCAGAAAGGACCAAGGCTTTGATGAATCAGAGGCAGGGTTCCATTTCATTGCCTTTGTACCCGCAAGGGGGAAGGTATGGAAATTCGATGGATTAGAGCGCCAACCTCAAAATCTTG GAGACTATTCCGACGAGGACTGGCTGGAACTTGCTAAACCCGAAATCCAATCGAGAATGGCTGAGTATGAGGAAGGCCAAATTGAATTCTCGATTCTCAGTTTAGCCAAAGATCCAATGATTGGCCTAGTTGATCAACTCGCGATGAATGTGAAAAGATTGGTCTTTATCGATGAGTTACTATGCAATTTGCCCGATATTCAAGGCTTTGGTTCCCTTGACAATGCCATTGTGACCGGCCCCGATCCGTCATTCAACCTGACATCGTCCACCTTAGAAAAGGCGGTTGTGTCCGAAATCGATATGCAAAGCTATACCAACATGTCGAAGGAGCGTCTGCTAGAAGCTCAGAAAACACTTATCGATGCCCAGAAGGAAATATGTGTGGCGATTAAAGAAGAACAGCAAGTACGCGAGGCGGATAATACTTATGCAGAAAAAAAGCGGCATGATTACGGCCCGGCAGTCTACAGCTGGCTTCGTGCGTTAGCTCGAAAGGGGCTAATTGAACATTTGGCGAGAGATACGCCACCGCCTTGA
- a CDS encoding uncharacterized protein (EggNog:ENOG410PJGB~COG:O~MEROPS:MER0015601~BUSCO:7503at33183) translates to MLRDWGVKGVKVQEVVSLDNDMLQFLHRPIYGLVFLFRWREDDPVKQEQSCPEGLWFANQTVNYACASVALLNIINNIEGVELDEELRSFKEFTMDFTPALRGDAIRNFAFIKEIHNSFARKMDILNVDLQLKNDASKKRSKLCRKDQGFDESEAGFHFIAFVPARGKVWKFDGLERQPQNLGDYSDEDWLELAKPEIQSRMAEYEEGQIEFSILSLAKDPMIGLVDQLAMNVKRLVFIDELLCNLPDIQGFGSLDNAIVTGPDPSFNLTSSTLEKAVVSEIDMQSYTNMSKERLLEAQKTLIDAQKEICVAIKEEQQVREADNTYAEKKRHDYGPAVYSWLRALARKGLIEHLARDTPPP, encoded by the exons ATGCTAAGGGACTGGGGTGTGAAAGGTGTCAAAGTCCAGGAAGTTGTCTCTCTTGACAATGATATGCTGCAATTTTTACA CAGACCCATCTATGGACTAGTATTTTTGTTCCGTTGGCGAGAGGATGATCCAGTAAAACAAGAACAAAGTTGTCCTGAAGGTCTGTGGTTTGCAAATCAG ACAGTGAATTATGCCTGTGCTAGTGTTGCACTGCTCAatattatcaataatattgAAGGAGTAGAACTTGATGAGGAGCTCCGTTCCTTCAAAGAATTCACAATGGATTTCACTCCAGCGCTGCGCGGTGATGCTATAAGGAATTTTGCATTCATTAAGGAAATACACAACTCGTTTGCAAG GAAAATGGACATTCTAAATGTTGACCTCCAACTCAAAAATGATGCGTCTAAGAAAAGATCCAAGCTTTGCAGAAAGGACCAAGGCTTTGATGAATCAGAGGCAGGGTTCCATTTCATTGCCTTTGTACCCGCAAGGGGGAAGGTATGGAAATTCGATGGATTAGAGCGCCAACCTCAAAATCTTG GAGACTATTCCGACGAGGACTGGCTGGAACTTGCTAAACCCGAAATCCAATCGAGAATGGCTGAGTATGAGGAAGGCCAAATTGAATTCTCGATTCTCAGTTTAGCCAAAGATCCAATGATTGGCCTAGTTGATCAACTCGCGATGAATGTGAAAAGATTGGTCTTTATCGATGAGTTACTATGCAATTTGCCCGATATTCAAGGCTTTGGTTCCCTTGACAATGCCATTGTGACCGGCCCCGATCCGTCATTCAACCTGACATCGTCCACCTTAGAAAAGGCGGTTGTGTCCGAAATCGATATGCAAAGCTATACCAACATGTCGAAGGAGCGTCTGCTAGAAGCTCAGAAAACACTTATCGATGCCCAGAAGGAAATATGTGTGGCGATTAAAGAAGAACAGCAAGTACGCGAGGCGGATAATACTTATGCAGAAAAAAAGCGGCATGATTACGGCCCGGCAGTCTACAGCTGGCTTCGTGCGTTAGCTCGAAAGGGGCTAATTGAACATTTGGCGAGAGATACGCCACCGCCTTGA
- a CDS encoding uncharacterized protein (EggNog:ENOG410PHBI~COG:S~BUSCO:2870at33183) — protein sequence MTNGLLNSFPDEIIQCILACATPISAVKLGQASKKFWSITNTSLLWRFYCRQYFEYWDDRHCILEKFALPVSLVDWKELYKLRHLIDVAVTELLESILACQTGRIEKFHKIISFGYDAKDTLLRHAEAGSEYQDHLARRNAALGCLHRSIAISEWSRVRNGEDIPLERALGAFDLFVLEAGTGDLEDISQNLENIATRIEADFRTFRDLSPREKAVSIAVYLQDNNLTGIDPEREYYTIEHNFLGIALRDNRHNSLPLISAVIYCYIAKKLGLNAHPCGFPFHVHVIVRPEAGYDLDGKRLKDAEQGQPMFMDPFRSVQETPMSDLESQLNFLGPLALSHSSFLRESLTGEIILRCGKNILNSVTQTSLFRCTSLDLANVEYAALWALMLFADYARIERHPGQELRLHTPLRHHLPSLMEHFAANFPFDVYLVEEYLAPIFHGLPEYDQLKESTRVMKAGDEIPKQIRSTSDHTNIKYRVGQVFRHRRYNYVAVIIGWDPECGAREEWMQQMGIDRLRAGRHQSFYHVCVEDKSVRYVAEENIEPVVLDISQMPQQFVESLGKYFKRWDPGMHRFVSNIQDEYPDD from the exons ATGACGAATGGGCTTTTAAATAGCTTCCCAGATGAAATTATTCAGTGCATCCTTGCCTGTGCCACACCCATATCAGCTGTGAAATTAGGGCAAGCATCAAAGAAATTTTGGAGCATCACCAACACTTCTCTACTTTGGCGGTTCTACTGCCGACAATATTTCGAATATTGGGACGACCGCCATTGTATACTGGAAAAGTTTGCCCTGCCGGTGTCTCTAGTTGATTGGAAAGAACTTTACAAGTTAAGACATTTAATCGATGTTGCTGTTACCGAATTGCTAGAAAGTATACTTGCATGCCAAACTGGTCGGATTGAAAAATTCCACAAGATTATCAGCTTTGGGTATGATGCAAAGGACACACTATTACGCCATGCGGAAGCTGGCTCTGAATATCAGGACCACTTAGCCCGACG TAATGCTGCTTTGGGCTGTCTCCATCGCAGCATAGCAATATCAGAATGGAGTCGAGTAAGAAATGGTGAAGACATCCCACTCGAACGCGCCCTTGGAGCTTTCGATTTGTTTGTGCTTGAGGCGGGGACAGGGGATTTAGAGGAT ATATCACAAAATTTGGAAAATATTGCTACCCGGATCGAGGCCGACTTTCGTACTTTCCGGGACCTCAGCCCACGAGAGAAAGCTGTGAGCATTGCGGTGTATCTGCAAGACAATAATCTAACTGGAATTGACCCGGAAAGGGAGTATTATACCATCGAACATAATTTTCTCGGAATTGCATTGAGAGATAACCGCCATAATTCACTTCCTCTTATCTCCGCAGTTATCTATTGCTATATTGCGAAGAAGCTGGGCTTGAATGCCCATCCATGCGGCTTTCCATTTCATGTCCATGTCATCGTCCGCCCGGAAGCTGGATACGACTTGGACGGCAAACGCCTTAAGGATGCAGAGCAAGGGCAGCCTATGTTCATGGACCCATTCCGTTCCGTTCAAGAGACACCGATGTCGGATCTTGAGAGTCAGCTGAATTTTTTAGGGCCTTTAGCTTTATCCCATTCATCATTTCTTCGAGAATCCCTGACTGGCGAAATAATTTTGCGGTGTGGCAAAAATATCCTCAATTCCGTGACGCAGACATCACTCTTCCGCTGTACCTCGCTTGACCTCGCCAATGTCGAATATGCAGCTCTGTGGGCATTGATGCTTTTTGCCGATTATGCGAGGATAGAAAGGCATCCGGGCCAAGAGCTGCGGCTACACACACCGCTCCGCCATCACCTGCCTTCTTTGATGGAACACTTTGCGGCAAACTTCCCCTTTGACGTTTATCTTGTTGAAGAATATTTAGCGCCCATTTTCCACGGCCTTCCTGAATATGACCAACTAAAGGAAAGTACACGCGTTATGAAAGCTGGGGATGAAATCCCCAAACAAATTCGGAGCACTTCGGATCACACGAATATAAAATATCGAGTCGGTCAGGTATTTCGGCACCGCCGATACAATTATGTAGCCGTAATAATAGGATGGGACCCGGAATGTGGCGCGCGAGAGGAATGGATGCAGCAAATGGGTATTGATCGACTCCGAGCTGGGAGACACCAAAGCTTTTATCATGTTTG CGTTGAGGATAAAAGCGTTCGATATGTGGCTGAGGAAAATATTGAGCCGGTGGTGCTTGATATCTCACAAATGCCTCAACAATTTGTGGAATCCCTGGGGAAGTATTTCAAGCGCTGGGACCCTGGAATGCATCGGTTTGTAAGTAATATACAAGATGAGTATCCCGACGACTAG
- a CDS encoding uncharacterized protein (EggNog:ENOG410PZ8Y~BUSCO:10444at33183), translating to MIQLFSSMENKSQEQAVDPDVDNMILDYLLCMAIRAVINERVIQRTEGHSHKDAEHLLNIVDVFFSLFKINHPDQKLTDDIALKFQVLTFANLFLRRYRDSVYLPSRKTLQKRRITNRKRAKLWVERNKAVMSQGRNNLYTFGNGFSLDKNYKDMREHMGLPPDNSMDWNSRVSLLDILPEYMALGDVIPSVLRQTWMENAILLMLQCALEQVLVYGETEAEKIDEAFAWDWPYSHNWLGNGTEKAAWTTSRDVMRCSLIPSGTSTSEVNLKRLSFKYPLFEVEGAILDSLNDLLNMLEIPILQRLGLGTASELNVMDVTGE from the exons ATGATACAACTTTTCTCTAGCATGGAAAACAAGTCTCAAGAACAGGCTGTTGATCCTGACGTGGACAATATGATTCTCGACTATCTGCTATGCATGGCAATTCGAGCAGTGATAAATGAGCGTGTTATTCAGAGGACGGAAGGCCATTCGCATAAAGATGCCGAGCACCTTCTGAACATAGTTGATG TTTTCTTTTCACTATTCAAAATCAACCATCCAGACCAGAAACTGACTGACGACATCGCACTCAAATTTCAAGTTCTTACTTTTGCGAACCTCTTCTTACGTCGATATCGAGATTCTGTATACCTGCCTTCCCGTAAAACACTTCAGAAACGACGTATAACAAATAGAAAGAGGGCAAAATTATGGGTTGAGCGGAATAAAGCCGTCATGTCGCAGGGCCGGAATAACTTGTATACATTCGGCAACGGTTTCTCGCTTGATAAAAACTACAAGGACATGCGTGAGCACATGGGACTGCCACCTGACAATAGTATGGATTGGAACTCCCGTGTGTCTTTATTGGATATCCTCCCTGAGTATATGGCGCTGGGCGATGTCATCCCTTCCGTACTTCGGCAGACGTGGATGGAGAACGCCATTCTACTGATGCTACAATGTGCGCTAGAACAGGTGCTCGTTTATGGAGAAACAGAAGCAGAGAAGATAGACGAAGCCTTTGCTTGGGATTGGCCATACAGCCACAATTGGCTTGGGAATGGAACAGAGAAGGCAGCCTGGACAACGTCGCGAGATGTCATGAGATGCTCCTTGATTCCTTCGGGAACATCCACCAGTGAAGTCAATCTCAAGCGGCTTTCATTCAAATACCCTCTGTTCGAAGTTGAGGGTGCTATCTTAGATTCATTGAACGATCTACTCAACATGCTGGAGATCCCAATTCTGCAACGGCTGGGATTAGGAACTGCATCGGAGTTGAATGTCATGGACGTGACAGGCGAATAA
- the ATG4_1 gene encoding Cysteine protease atg4 (EggNog:ENOG410PI8K~COG:O~MEROPS:MER0013559): protein MNTVDIGQKYKRIVEYLWDPEPKNDDDIIEPVWCLGKEYKTSIPRDSEGAEAPESCNMPGMPFLSPMNQMSLSSRDTQAALSKPATPPHQLGIQRSKSREWPTSFLDDFESKFWFTYRSNFPAIPKSRDPDTPLALTLSVRLRSQFLDTHGFTADTGWGCMIRSGQSLLANALSILNLGRDWRRGSKIKEECELLSLFADNPQAPFSIHRFVDYGASACGKHPGEWFGPSATARCIE from the exons ATGAACACTGTTGATATTGGTCAAAAATACAAAAGGATTGTTGAATATCTGTGGGACCCAGAGCCAAAGAATGATGACGACATTATTGAACCTGTTTGGTGCTTAGGAAAGGAGTACAAGACATCTATCCCAAGGGACAGCGAAGGAGCCGAAGCTCCTGAAAGCTGCAATATGCCTGGCATGCCATTCTTGTCACCCATGAATCAGATGTCGTTATCATCGCGCGATACCCAAGCAGCTCTCAGTAAACCAGCTACTCCTCCACATCAACTAGGCATTCAAAGGTCCAAGTCTCGAGAATGGCCGACCTCGTTCCTTGATGACTTTGAATCGAAGTTTTGGTTCACGTATCGATCCAATTTCCCGGCGATTCCCAAGTCAAGGGACCCCGATACTCCTCTGGCTCTCACGCTAAGTGTGCGACTCCGAAGCCAGTTCCTAGATACTCACGGCTTCACCGCCGATACAGGTTGGGGCTGTATGATTCGATCCGGACAGAGCCTACTAGCAAATGCTCTTTCAATCTTAAATCTAGGCCGAG ATTGGCGACGAGGTTCTAAAATAAAAGAGGAGTGCGAATTGCTATCATTATTCGCCGATAATCCCCAGGCACCATTCTCCATACATAGGTTTGTTGACTATGGGGCATCTGCCTGTGGCAAACATCCCGGGGAATGGTTTGGCCCTTCCGCAACTGCGCGCTGTATTGAGTAA
- the ATG4_2 gene encoding Cysteine protease atg4 (EggNog:ENOG410PI8K~COG:O~MEROPS:MER0013559): MSDGSDVHEDQFRQIAGPDGIRPTLILLGVRLGIESVTPVYWEALRAIIRYPQSVGIAGGRPSSSLYFIGVQGPYFFYLDPHHTRPAVSWNPDSTLSPENLDTYHTRRLRRLHIREMDPSMLIGFLIKDDDDWKDWKRRLRSVTGNPIIHIFDLERPNFGRHLEREEAVDEVEALDDDSN, encoded by the exons ATGAGCGATGGCTCCGACGTCCATGAAGATCAATTTCGCCAAATCGCTGGACCAGACGGGATACGACCAACCCTTATATTGCTTGGAGTGAGGCTGGGGATTGAAAGTGTCACACCCGTGTATTGGGAAGCTTTGAGGGCGATTATCCGATATCCTCAGTCTGTCGGAATTGCAGG TGGCCGTCCATCATCCTCGCTTTATTTTATTGGAGTGCAAGGCCCGTACTTCTTTTACCTCGATCCCCATCACACCCGGCCTGCAGTTTCATGGAATCCAGATTCTACCTTGTCACCTGAGAACCTCGACACTTATCACACTCGGCGGCTGCGAAGGCTCCATATCAGAGAAATGGATCCGAGCATGTTAATTGGGTTTCTCATcaaagatgatgatgactgGAAAGACTGGAAGAGACGCCTTCGTTCTGTAACGGGAAATCCGATCATCCACATTTTTGACTTGGAACGGCCAAATTTTGGGCGtcatttagaaagagaggaagcAGTAGACGAAGTCGAAGCCCTTGATGATGACAGCAATTAA
- the HTB1 gene encoding histone H2B (EggNog:ENOG410PNT7~COG:B~BUSCO:16622at33183) gives MAPKAAEKKPSTGGKAPAGGKAPAEKKEAGKKTAASGEKKKRTKARKETYSSYIYKVLKQVHPDTGISNRAMSILNSFVNDIFERVATEASKLAAYNKKSTISSREIQTSVRLILPGELAKHAVSEGTKAVTKYSSSAK, from the exons ATGGCCCCAAAAGCTGCTGAAAAGAAGCCAAGCACTGGCGGAAAGGCTCCCGCCGGCGGTAAAGCACCCGCTGAAAAAAAGGAAGCTGGCAAGAAAACGGCTGCTTCAggcgagaagaaaaagcgaaCTAAGGCTCGGAAGGAAACGTATTCTTCATATATTTACAAAG TCCTCAAACAAGTCCATCCGGACACTGGTATCTCTAACCGCGCAATGTCTATCCTAAATTCTTTTGTGAATG atatctttgaacGCGTCGCCACTGAAGCATCAAAACTTGCTGCATATAACAAGAAGTCCACGATTTCTTCACGGGAAATCCAAACCTC TGTGCGCCTAATTCTACCAGGAGAACTCGCCAAGCATGCTGTTTCTGAAGGCACCAAAGCTGTCACaaaatattcttcttctgccaaatag
- the HTA1 gene encoding histone H2A (EggNog:ENOG410PNTK~COG:B~BUSCO:16596at33183) has protein sequence MTGGKSGGKASGSKSSQSRSSKAGLAFPVGRVHRLLRKGNYAQRVGAGAPVYLAAVLEYLAAEILELAGNAARDNKKTRIIPRHLQLAIRNDEELNKLLGHVTIAQGGVMPYIHQNLLPKKTPKTGKNPSQEL, from the exons ATGACTGGTGGCAAATCTGGCGGTAAAGCAAGCGGCTCCAAGAGCTCTCAATC GCGTTCATCAAAAGCGGGTCTCGCGTTTCCAGTCGGCCGTGTTCATCGTCTTCTTCGAAAAGGCAATTATGCTCAACGTGTCGGTGCTG GCGCGCCCGTTTATTTAGCCGCTGTATTGGAGTATCTTGCTGCAGAGATTCTCGAATTAGCTGGAAATGCGGCCAGAGATAACAAGAAAACGCGTATTATCCCGCGCCACCTGCAACTTGCTATCCGCAATGATGAAGAGTTGAACAAGCTCTTGGGTCATGTTACAATTGCTCAAGGAGGCGTTATGCCGTATATCCATCAAA ACCTTCTCCCCAAGAAAACGCCAAAGACCGGTAAAAATCCAAGCCAAGAACTTTAA
- a CDS encoding uncharacterized protein (EggNog:ENOG410PQYY~COG:C), with product MSARHTALSLYRRALKLSLDWAVHRQLWRGQAVYIRSLFDANKDVRDPRQQRVLFQETEKLLEKWKHPDPYRPPTAPGGSKYERNLEAPILNPPLSQSQEMAQRVASHQY from the exons ATGTCTGCAAGACACACAGCTCT GTCACTTTATCGACGTGCTTTAAAACTTTCACTTGATTGGGCTGTGCATCGACAGCTTTGGCGTGGCCAGGCAGTATATATTCGTTCTCTGTTTGATGCAAACAAGGACGTTCGAGATCCCCGCCAGCAAAGG GTTCTTTTTCAGGAaacagagaagctgctgGAAAAATGGAAACATCCTGATCCATACCGCCCTCCGACTGCACCTGGTG GGTCAAAATATGAGAGAAATCTCGAGGCACCTATCTTGAACC CGCCCTTGTCTCAAAGTCAGGAAATGGCCCAACGCGTCGCTTCGCATCAGTATTGA
- the KGD2 gene encoding 2-oxoglutarate dehydrogenase complex E2 component (EggNog:ENOG410PHAP~COG:C~BUSCO:8394at33183), giving the protein MKGYTSMLRSMSPRLQFSPAISRTSNQLLRQRTCQQQSRQIRLLSYSRVYSNSGKASHLSQSGLWRSSQCLRRNILRPIPSQLNSCQLRFYADTIVKVPQMAESISDGTLKQFSKQIGDFVERDEELATIETDKIDVTVNAPESGIIKEFLAKEEDTVTVGQDLVKLQPSTENPSSGKDKLQENTQSAELKVREEQPQEQPNRRERGESAQVTQQQPSPKEEKPAPKVERESPKESQLMANAAHGSVGNRDERRVKMNRMRLRIAERLKQSQNTAASLTTFNEVDMSSLMEFRKLYKEDILKKTGIKLGFMSAFARACVLAMKEVPAVNASIEGPNGGDTIVYRDYVDISVAVATEKGLVTPVVRNVENMDLTTIEKAIADLGQKARDNKLTIEDMAGGTFTISNGGVFGSLMGTPIINLPQTGVLGLHAIKNRPVAVNGKVEIRPMMYLALTYDHRLLDGREAVTFLVRVKEFIEDPRRMLLG; this is encoded by the exons ATGAAAGGTTACACATCAATGTTAAGAAGCATGTCTCCTCGCCTTCAATTCAGTCCTGCGATCTCGCGCACCTCAAATCAATTGCTCAGACAAAGGACCTGTCAGCAACAGTCGCGTCAAATTCGGTTACTCTCATACTCAAGGGTATATTCAAACAGCGGCAAAGCTTCACATCTCTCCCAATCCGGACTTTGGCGTTCCTCGCAATGCTTAAG GCGAAATATTTTGCGACCAATTCCATCGCAATTAAATAGTTGCCAGCTACGCTTCTACG CTGATACCATCGTTAAAGTCCCTCAGATGGCGGAATCAATTTCAGATGGGACCCTGAAACAATTTTCAAAGC AGATCGGGGACTTCGTAGAGCGGGATGAAGAGCTCGCCACGATTGAAACTGACAAG ATCGATGTTACCGTGAATGCACCGGAATCCGGGATAATCAAAGAATTTCTAGCAAAGGAAGAAGACACCGTAACTGTTGGTCAAGACCTCGTCAAACTACAACCGTCGACAGAAAATCCGAGCTCCGGAAAGGACAAACTTCAGGAAAACACGCAATCCGCGGAGCTCAAAGTGCGAGAGGAACAACCTCAGGAGCAACCGAACAGAAGAGAGAGGGGAGAGTCGGCCCAGGTTACCCAGCAACAGCCCAGTCCAAAGGAGGAGAAGCCCGCTCCTAAAGTAGAACGAGAGTCTCCAAAAGAATCCCAGCTAATGGCTAATGCCGCCCATGGGAGCGTTGGCAACAGAGACGAGCGCAGA GTAAAAATGAACCGCATGCGACTACGAATTGCCGAGCGTCTCAAGCAATCCCAAAACACTGCAGCATCTCTAACAACCTTCAACGAAGTTGATATGTCATCGCTTATGGAATTCCGCAAGTTATATAAAGAGGACATCCTGAAGAAAACCGGTATCAAGCTTGGATTCATGAGTGCGTTCGCGCGCGCGTGTGTATTGGCCATGAAGGAAGTACCGGCTGTGAATGCCTCCATTGAGGGACCAAATGGGGGAGACACAATTGTATACCGAGACTATGTTGACATTAGCGTTGCGGTTGCAACTGAGAAAGGCCTGGTAACCCCCGTTGTGCGAAATGTCGAAAACATGGACCTTACTACGATCGAGAAGGCCATCGCTGATCTAGGGCAGAAG GCTCGAGACAATAAATTGACCATCGAGGACATGGCTGGCGGCACCTTCACTATTAGCAAT GGAGGTGTTTTTGGCTCATTAATGGGCACTCCTATCATCAATCTTCCGCAAACAG GAGTTCTTGGTCTTCACGCAATAAAGAATAGGCCTGTGGCAGTCAATGGGAAAGTTGAAATCAGACCT ATGATGTATCTTGCCTTGACTTATGATCACCGCCTCCTCGACGGCAGAGAAGCTGTCACATTTTTAGTTCGA GTCAAGGAGTTCATTGAAGATCCAAGGCGCATGTTACTGGGGTAA